One Gadus morhua chromosome 13, gadMor3.0, whole genome shotgun sequence genomic window carries:
- the bap1 gene encoding ubiquitin carboxyl-terminal hydrolase BAP1 isoform X2 — MNKGWLELESDPGLFTLLVEDFGVKGVQVEEIYDLQSKCQSPVYGFIFLFKWIEERRSRRKVSTLVDETSVIDEEIVNDMFFAHQLIPNSCATHALLSVLLNCSGVELGITLSRMKAFTKGFGPESKGYAIGNAPELAKAHNSHARPEPRHLPEKQNGISAVRTMEAFHFVSYVPIKDRLFELDGLKAYPIDHGPWGEEEEWTDKARRVIMERIGLATAGEPYHDIRFNLMAVVPDRRIKYESKLEILKRNRQTVLEGLQQLIRLTQPELVQDKKQQESSADEIKKEADAEPGTTRGATQTPGDQSQATSNPSGSAKSLGKPGGGSRVVTSPTPIVQRLPAFLDNHNYAKSPLQEEEDLAAGVGRTRVAAAPPKPTYSDDEDYEDEEEEVTGAAGKPSRFRRKASLRTRSGRVGGGMESQIALSVLAEKLKKEVQRKDALSTPLSVRTEGRNGGVSITAASQPSPTPSNESTDTASEIGSAFNSPLRSPARSQAATRPSSPVASHLSRVLFGEDDLLRLDPRHNRAVRELGPSICVALLHLQEDGVICSLPPSVDSSAKGPKPPFTPKKKIKEEEQGEEAQGSAEGPSVQVKEEQDCKEGIVGKPSKEKMDPVDVVGVQKPPGDKYSPKELLALLKCVEADIANYEVFLKEEVEKRKKYKIDDQRRTHNYDEFICTFISMLAQEGMLASLVEQNISVRRRQGVSIGRLHKQRKPDRRKRSRPYKAKRQ; from the exons ATGAACAAAGGCTGGCTGGAACTCGAGAGCGACCCGG GACTGTTTACTCTGCTGGTGGAAGACTTTG GGGTCAAAGGTGTCCAAGTAGAAGAAATATATGACCTACAAAGCAAGTGTCAAAG TCCTGTTTATGGCTTCATCTTCCTGTTTAAATGGATCGAGGAACGTCGATCCCGGAGGAAAGTTTCCACCTTAGTTGACGAAACCTCTGTCATTGATGAGGAAATTGTTAACGACATGTTTTTTGCACATCAG CTGATACCAAACTCCTGCGCCACCCATGCATTGCTGAGCGTGCTTCTCAACTGCAGTGGTGTTGAGCTGGGCATCACACTCAGTCGGATGAAGGCTTTCACAAAGGGCTTTGGTCCAGAG AGTAAGGGCTATGCCATAGGAAATGCTCCAGAGCTCGCCAAAGCACACAACAGCCATGCAAG ACCGGAGCCAAGGCACTTGCCAGAGAAGCAGAATGGAATCAGCGCTGTGCGAACCATGGAGGCCTTCCACTTTGTGAGCTATGTTCCCATCAAGGACCGCCTCTTTGAGCTGGACGGACTCAAAGCCTACCCCATTGACCATG GGCCttggggcgaggaggaggaatggACGGACAAGGCTCGCAGGGTCATCATGGAGAGGATCGGCCTGGCAACTGCTGG TGAACCATACCACGACATCCGCTTCAACCTGATGGCCGTGGTACCGGACCGAAGGATCAAGTATGAATCAAAACTGGAAATCCTCAAGAGAAATCGACAGACTGTCCTGGAAGGACTACAACAG TTAATACGGCTCACCCAGCCCGAGCTGGTCCAGGACAAGAAGCAGCAGGAGTCCTCTGCTGATGAAATCAAGAAGGAGGCGGACGCCGAGCCCGGGACCACCCGGGGGGCCACACAGACCCCAG GCGATCAATCCCAGGCTACCTCCAATCCCTCAGGCAGTGCTAAATCTCTGGGTAAACCAGGAGGAGGTTCCCGGGTAGTCACCAGTCCCACCCCCATCGTCCAACGCCTGCCTGCGTTCCTTGATAACCACAACTACGCCAAGTCCCCCCTGCAG gaagaggaggacctgGCTGCGGGAGTGGGTCGCACCAGGGTAGCGGCCGCACCACCGAAGCCAACGTACTCTGACGATGAGGATTATGaggacgaagaagaagaggttACTGGTGCTGCGGGAAAACCCAGCAG GTTCAGAAGGAAGGCCAGCCTGCGGACGCGGTCGGGCCGCGTGGGAGGGGGCATGGAGAGCCAGATCGCGCTCAGCGTCCTGGCAGAGAAGCTGAAGAAGGAGGTCCAGCGGAAGGACGCCCTGAGCACGCCGCTGTCCGTGCGCACCGAGGGCCGCAACGGCGGCGTCAGCATCACGGCGGCGTCGCAGCCGTCGCCCACGCCCAGCAACGAGAGCACGGACACGGCCTCGGAGATCGGCAGCGCCTTCAACTCGCCGCTGCGCTCGCCGGCACGCTCCCAGGCGGCCACGCGGCCGTCCAGCCCGGTGGCGTCCCACCTCTCCCGCGTGCTGTTCGGGGAGGACGACCTGCTGCGGCTGGACCCCCGACACAACCGCGCCGTGCGCGAGCTCGGCCCGTCCATCTGCGTGGCGCTGCTCCACCTTCAGGAGGACGGGGTCATCTGTTCCCTCCCGCCGTCTG TGGACTCCTCTGCCAAAGGGCCCAAGCCGCCCTTTACACCCAAGAAGAAGATTAAAGAAGAGGAGCAAGGAGAGGAGGCCCAGGGCAGTGCAGAGGGCCCGTCTGTacaggtgaaggaggagcaggactgCAAGGAAGGAATTGTGGGCAAGCCTAGCAAGGAAAAGATGGACCCTGTGGATGTGGTCGGAGTCCAGAAGCCACCTGGAGATAAATATTCTCCCAAG GAGCTGCTGGCTCTACTGAAGTGCGTGGAAGCTGATATTGCTAATTATGAAGTCTTCCTAAAAGAGGAAGTGGAAAAACGGAAGAAATACAAG ATTGATGACCAGAGGAGGACCCACAATTATGACGAGTTCATATGTACCTTCATATCAATGTTGGCACAAGAAG GCATGCTGGCCAGCCTGGTGGAGCAGAACATCTCGGTGCGCCGCCGGCAGGGCGTGAGCATCGGCCGGCTGCACAAACAGAGGAAGCCGGACCGCAGGAAACGCTCACGACCGTACAAGGCTAAGCGGCAGtaa
- the bap1 gene encoding ubiquitin carboxyl-terminal hydrolase BAP1 isoform X1: MNKGWLELESDPGLFTLLVEDFGVKGVQVEEIYDLQSKCQSPVYGFIFLFKWIEERRSRRKVSTLVDETSVIDEEIVNDMFFAHQLIPNSCATHALLSVLLNCSGVELGITLSRMKAFTKGFGPESKGYAIGNAPELAKAHNSHARPEPRHLPEKQNGISAVRTMEAFHFVSYVPIKDRLFELDGLKAYPIDHGPWGEEEEWTDKARRVIMERIGLATAGEPYHDIRFNLMAVVPDRRIKYESKLEILKRNRQTVLEGLQQLIRLTQPELVQDKKQQESSADEIKKEADAEPGTTRGATQTPGDQSQATSNPSGSAKSLGKPGGGSRVVTSPTPIVQRLPAFLDNHNYAKSPLQEEEDLAAGVGRTRVAAAPPKPTYSDDEDYEDEEEEVTGAAGKPSRLAVFRRKASLRTRSGRVGGGMESQIALSVLAEKLKKEVQRKDALSTPLSVRTEGRNGGVSITAASQPSPTPSNESTDTASEIGSAFNSPLRSPARSQAATRPSSPVASHLSRVLFGEDDLLRLDPRHNRAVRELGPSICVALLHLQEDGVICSLPPSVDSSAKGPKPPFTPKKKIKEEEQGEEAQGSAEGPSVQVKEEQDCKEGIVGKPSKEKMDPVDVVGVQKPPGDKYSPKELLALLKCVEADIANYEVFLKEEVEKRKKYKIDDQRRTHNYDEFICTFISMLAQEGMLASLVEQNISVRRRQGVSIGRLHKQRKPDRRKRSRPYKAKRQ; this comes from the exons ATGAACAAAGGCTGGCTGGAACTCGAGAGCGACCCGG GACTGTTTACTCTGCTGGTGGAAGACTTTG GGGTCAAAGGTGTCCAAGTAGAAGAAATATATGACCTACAAAGCAAGTGTCAAAG TCCTGTTTATGGCTTCATCTTCCTGTTTAAATGGATCGAGGAACGTCGATCCCGGAGGAAAGTTTCCACCTTAGTTGACGAAACCTCTGTCATTGATGAGGAAATTGTTAACGACATGTTTTTTGCACATCAG CTGATACCAAACTCCTGCGCCACCCATGCATTGCTGAGCGTGCTTCTCAACTGCAGTGGTGTTGAGCTGGGCATCACACTCAGTCGGATGAAGGCTTTCACAAAGGGCTTTGGTCCAGAG AGTAAGGGCTATGCCATAGGAAATGCTCCAGAGCTCGCCAAAGCACACAACAGCCATGCAAG ACCGGAGCCAAGGCACTTGCCAGAGAAGCAGAATGGAATCAGCGCTGTGCGAACCATGGAGGCCTTCCACTTTGTGAGCTATGTTCCCATCAAGGACCGCCTCTTTGAGCTGGACGGACTCAAAGCCTACCCCATTGACCATG GGCCttggggcgaggaggaggaatggACGGACAAGGCTCGCAGGGTCATCATGGAGAGGATCGGCCTGGCAACTGCTGG TGAACCATACCACGACATCCGCTTCAACCTGATGGCCGTGGTACCGGACCGAAGGATCAAGTATGAATCAAAACTGGAAATCCTCAAGAGAAATCGACAGACTGTCCTGGAAGGACTACAACAG TTAATACGGCTCACCCAGCCCGAGCTGGTCCAGGACAAGAAGCAGCAGGAGTCCTCTGCTGATGAAATCAAGAAGGAGGCGGACGCCGAGCCCGGGACCACCCGGGGGGCCACACAGACCCCAG GCGATCAATCCCAGGCTACCTCCAATCCCTCAGGCAGTGCTAAATCTCTGGGTAAACCAGGAGGAGGTTCCCGGGTAGTCACCAGTCCCACCCCCATCGTCCAACGCCTGCCTGCGTTCCTTGATAACCACAACTACGCCAAGTCCCCCCTGCAG gaagaggaggacctgGCTGCGGGAGTGGGTCGCACCAGGGTAGCGGCCGCACCACCGAAGCCAACGTACTCTGACGATGAGGATTATGaggacgaagaagaagaggttACTGGTGCTGCGGGAAAACCCAGCAGGTTAGCTGT GTTCAGAAGGAAGGCCAGCCTGCGGACGCGGTCGGGCCGCGTGGGAGGGGGCATGGAGAGCCAGATCGCGCTCAGCGTCCTGGCAGAGAAGCTGAAGAAGGAGGTCCAGCGGAAGGACGCCCTGAGCACGCCGCTGTCCGTGCGCACCGAGGGCCGCAACGGCGGCGTCAGCATCACGGCGGCGTCGCAGCCGTCGCCCACGCCCAGCAACGAGAGCACGGACACGGCCTCGGAGATCGGCAGCGCCTTCAACTCGCCGCTGCGCTCGCCGGCACGCTCCCAGGCGGCCACGCGGCCGTCCAGCCCGGTGGCGTCCCACCTCTCCCGCGTGCTGTTCGGGGAGGACGACCTGCTGCGGCTGGACCCCCGACACAACCGCGCCGTGCGCGAGCTCGGCCCGTCCATCTGCGTGGCGCTGCTCCACCTTCAGGAGGACGGGGTCATCTGTTCCCTCCCGCCGTCTG TGGACTCCTCTGCCAAAGGGCCCAAGCCGCCCTTTACACCCAAGAAGAAGATTAAAGAAGAGGAGCAAGGAGAGGAGGCCCAGGGCAGTGCAGAGGGCCCGTCTGTacaggtgaaggaggagcaggactgCAAGGAAGGAATTGTGGGCAAGCCTAGCAAGGAAAAGATGGACCCTGTGGATGTGGTCGGAGTCCAGAAGCCACCTGGAGATAAATATTCTCCCAAG GAGCTGCTGGCTCTACTGAAGTGCGTGGAAGCTGATATTGCTAATTATGAAGTCTTCCTAAAAGAGGAAGTGGAAAAACGGAAGAAATACAAG ATTGATGACCAGAGGAGGACCCACAATTATGACGAGTTCATATGTACCTTCATATCAATGTTGGCACAAGAAG GCATGCTGGCCAGCCTGGTGGAGCAGAACATCTCGGTGCGCCGCCGGCAGGGCGTGAGCATCGGCCGGCTGCACAAACAGAGGAAGCCGGACCGCAGGAAACGCTCACGACCGTACAAGGCTAAGCGGCAGtaa